A single genomic interval of Labrus mixtus chromosome 6, fLabMix1.1, whole genome shotgun sequence harbors:
- the borcs7 gene encoding BLOC-1-related complex subunit 7: protein MASTETQPRFGQSVKGLLSDKVGSCSGDVIAMTRQVLKGSRSQELLGQAARNMVIQEDAILHSEDSLRKMSIITTHLQYQQEAIQKNVEHSKNLQDQLRHLLK from the exons atGGCTTCAACTGAGACCCAACCACGGTTCGGCCAGTCGGTCAAAGGTTTATTATCCGACAAGGTGGGCTCCTGTAGCGGGGATGTGATCGCAATGACACGCCAAGTGTTGAAGGGATCCCGTAGTCAGGAG CTTCTTGGTCAAGCTGCAAGAAACATGGTGATTCAGGAAGACGCCATTCTGCACTCTGAAGAT AGCCTGAGGAAAATGTCTATAATCACCACACATTTACAATACCA GCAGGAGGCCATCCAGAAGAA tgTGGAGCACTCTAAAAACCTGCAGGACCAGCTGAGACACTTGTTGAAGTGA
- the LOC132975763 gene encoding steroid 17-alpha-hydroxylase/17,20 lyase: MAVFLLLCVFFAVGLALLALQLKLRMSVHGPQEPPRLPSLPLIGSLLSLRSPHPPHLLFKELQRKYGQTYSLMMGSHCVVIVNHHTHAKEVLMKKGKIFAGRPRTVTTDVLTRDGKDIAFGDYSTTWRFHRKIVHGALCMFGEGSAAIEKIITAEAQSLCAILSEAAAARLALDLSPELTRAVTNVICALCFNSSYRRGDPEFEAMLSYSQGIVDTVAKDSLLDIFPWLQIFPNADLRLLKKSVAVRDQLLQKQYDKHKADYSDSVQRDLMDALLRAKRSAENNNTVEIGADSVGLSDDHLLMTVGDIFGAGVETTSTVLKWAITYLIHHPQVQRHIQEELDSKVGGDRSPQLSDRGSLPYLEATIKEVLRIRPVAPLLIPHVALSDSSIGDFTVRKGTRVIINLWSLHHDEKEWKNPELFDPGRFLNSEGTGLIIPSASYLPFGAGVRVCLGEALAKMELFLFLSCILQRFTLSVPSGQPLPSLEGKFGVVLQPAKYNVNATPRPGWERIKCQPC, encoded by the exons ATGgctgtgtttctgttactgtgtgtgttttttgctgtGGGTCTGGCTTTGTTGGCGCTGCAGTTGAAGCTCAGGATGTCTGTGCACGGCCCTCAGGAACCCCCTCGCCTTCCATCACTCCCATTGATCGGCAGTCTCCTGAGTTTGCGGAGCCCACATCCTCCTCACCTGCTTTTCAAAGAACTACAACGGAAATATGGACAGACCTACTCTCTGATGATGGGCTCCCATTGTGTCGTCATCGTCAACCACCACACACACGCCAAAGAAGTGCTGATGAAGAAAGGAAAGATATTTGCAGGAAGACCCAGAACC GTAACAACAGACGTTCTGACCAGAGATGGCAAGGACATTGCATTTGGAGATTACAGTACTACCTGGAGATTCCACAGGAAAATAGTACATGGAGCTCTGTGCATGTTTGGAGAGGGCTCTGCCGCCATCGAAAAGATAA TCACTGCAGAGGCTCAGTCTCTGTGTGCAATCCTGTCtgaggcagcagcagctagACTGGCCCTGGATCTGTCTCCTGAGCTGACAAGGGCCGTCACCAATGTCATCTGTGCTCTCTGCTTTAACTCGTCCTACCGCCGAGGAGACCCAGAGTTTGAGGCCATGCTGAGCTACAGCCAGGGCATCGTGGATACAGTGGCAAAGGACAGCCTGTTGGACATCTTCCCCTGGTTACAG ATTTTTCCCAATGCTGATCTGCGTCTTCTCAAGAAAAGTGTTGCCGTCAGAGACCAACTTCTACAGAAGCAATATGATAAACACAAG GCGGATTACAGTGACTCTGTGCAGAGGGACCTGATGGATGCTCTGCTGAGAGCCAAGCGCAGCgctgagaacaacaacacagtAGAGATCGGGGCAGACTCTGTGGGTCTCAGTGACGATCACCTCCTCATGACTGTGGGAGACATCTTCGGAGCCGGCGTGGAAACCACCAGCACCGTGCTCAAATGGGCCATAACTTACCTCATCCATCACCCACAG gttcAAAGACAtatccaggaggagctggacagtAAAGTGGGGGGAGACAGGTCCCCCCAGCTCAGTGACAGAGGCAGTCTGCCTTACCTGGAGGCCACCATCAAAGAGGTGTTAAGGATCCGCCCTGTGGCCCCTCTGCTTATCCCCCACGTGGCCCTCAGTGACAGCAG CATCGGGGATTTCACAGTGAGGAAGGGAACTCGAGTCATCATCAACCTGTGGTCTTTGCATCATGATGAGAAGGAATGGAAGAACCCTGAGCTCTTTGACCCTG GTCGGTTCTTGAACAGTGAAGGCACAGGCCTGATCATCCCGTCAGCCAGCTACCTGCCATTTGGTGCGGGGGTTAGGGTGTGTCTGGGAGAGGCTTTGGCTAAGATGgagctctttctctttctgtcctgcATCTTGCAACGCTTCACCCTCTCTGTCCCATCGGGCCAACCCCTGCCCAGTTTAGAGGGCAAGTTTGGTGTGGTCCTCCAGCCTGCCAAGTACAACGTGAACGCCACACCCAGACCAGGCTGGGAGAGAATCAAGTGCCAGCCATGTTGA
- the LOC132976080 gene encoding zinc finger protein SNAI2-like, translating to MPRSFLVKKHQSSKIPNYGRLSSKAEGATRDTHKDPPQHKYIPAQHYYPAMSPCPQQISQSLSSSPLPLRKERLHPPSSSNTFPLSLLGHSSEANRRSPTEACESAVEPCSKVNLEIQHVTGDYRRRESILPSSLPLLALFPVVLPGSSSSQENFECLDCHEGHLSYSGLAKHKQLQCDWSSKKSFSCKYCEKEYVSLGALKMHIRTHTLPCVCKLCGKAFSRPWLLQGHIRTHTGK from the exons ATGCCGCGGTCTTTCCTGGTGAAGAAACATCAGAGCAGTAAAATACCGAACTATGGAAGACTGAGCTCAAAGGCAGAGG GGGCCACCcgggacacacacaaagatccCCCACAGCACAAGTACATCCCTGCACAGCATTATTATCCAGCCATGAGCCCTTGCCCACAGCAGATATCccagtctctctcctcctctcctcttcctctaagAAAAGAACGATTGCATCCTCCATCCTCGTCAAACACCTTCCCCCTCTCACTTTTAGGACACTCTTCAGAGGCTAATAGGAGAAGCCCAACAGAAGCCTGTGAATCAGCCGTTGAACCCTGTTCCAAAGTGAACCTAGAAATCCAGCATGTCACAGGAGActacaggaggagagagagcatcCTCCCTTCGTCCCTCCCTCTTCTGGCCCTATTTCCAGTTGTCCTtcccggcagcagcagcagccaggagAACTTTGAGTGTTTGGACTGTCATGAAGGGCACTTGAGCTATTCGGGCCTGGCCAAACACAAGCAGCTTCAGTGTGATTGGAGCAGTAAGAAGTCCTTCAGCTGTAAATATTGTGAGAAGGAGTACGTCAGCCTCGGAGCACTCAAAATGCacatcaggacacacacactgccctgtGTGTGTAAACTCTGTGGCAAGGCATTCTCCAGACCCTGGCTGCTTCAGGGACATATacgaacacacacaggcaagtaa